A region of the Polaribacter sp. L3A8 genome:
CTGCATATTTTGTCATTTCAGCAGAACGAATATCCATCGTTATAAAACGATCATGTGTTCTAAAGAAAGGTGAATACAATTGCTTCATTAACTCAAAAGCATATTCAGAATCTGCTCCAATAACCACTCTATCTGGCTTCATAAAATCATCTATAGCAGCTCCTTCTTTTAAAAACTCTGGATTAGAAACTACACTAAACTCAAGGTCTACATTTCTTTTATCAAGCTCTGCTTGAATCGTTGCTTTTACCTTATCTGCTGTACCAATAGGCACCGTAGATTTATCAACAACTATTAACCTTTTATTCATTGTTTCTCCAATAGACTTTGCTACAGCTAAAACATATTGTAAATCTGCAGAACCATCATCTCCCATTGGCGTACCAACAGCAATAAAAACAATCTCTGCATCACTAATAGCATTCCCTAAATTGGTTGTAAAAAATAAATTTTTATTTTTTACATTTTTTAAAATCATTTGCTCTAAACCTGGTTCAAAAATAGGGATGATTCCTTGTTCTAAGCTTTTAATTTTCTTCTGATCTATATCTACACAGATTACTTTGTTTCCCATTTCAGAAAAACAAGTTCCAGAAACCAATCCAACATAACCAGAACCGATTATAGCAATATTCATACTGTTTTAATATTTTTTACTACATCTCGTAAACAAGACATTCACTTTTATTTTAATGGATATTATCAAAGTTCCTGAATATTTATTTTCATTAGAAAACGTCATCTAAATTAGATGCAAAAATAAAACAAGTTCTATACAATAGCCTATGATCCTTTTTATTAAAATAAGATTATAAAAAAACACTTATAAATAAGTGCTTATTCTAAACTTAATTATTTTTCAACAACCAAGATGAAGATTGAATCTTATCTCCTAAACCATCAATCAAATCAATACTCAACTCTTTACAAACGGGTGCTTCTGGAATAGAATTATTATCTTGATCTCCTCCATTAGCAAAACCTAATTGATATTCTTTTCCGTATTTTTCATGTATAGCACGTATAGAAGCACAAACGGTTCTATCGTTATCCACAGAAATCATTGCTTTATCTACAGATTTAATATTCTCTACAATAAATAAACGTTCTTCTTCTTTTTGAAATTCTTTAGAACCTTTTAAACCTCTTTGAAAATCGCTATTTACAATTACAATCAACTCATCTGCCAATGCTTTTGCATTGTTAAAATACTCTAAATGCCCTTTATGAATTGGGTTAAAATACCCTGATACTATAATTAGTTTTTTCATTTTTTTTTGTGCAAATATATGTTTAATTTCTAAGTAGCAAAAAAGGTTTTTCCCCTATCTTTTCTATACAAAAACAAGTGAATTAATTTAATAAAAAAATATGTTATTAAAACACTATAAATAAGTAAGTACTGCCTACTTATCTTTCTTTTTTAAGTTCTCTTTTTCTTGAACTTCTTTACGAAGCCCGCTACTAGAAAAACGGTGTTCTCTTTTATTAAAGAATAGATCTATTCCTTTTTCTTCACAATATTTTCTCCCAGTAAATTGTTTGCTAGCGTACTCATCACCTATAATACGTACGTCTATTTTAAAAGATCTTAAAATATCTTCTAAATCTTGTTCTGTTGCATAAGGAACAATCTCATCTACAAACCGACATCCTTTTAACTGAATATATCTCTCTACAACAGATTGAACAGGCATGTTTTTTTCTGGACGATCTAACGTAGGATTGGTCTGTAATCCACAAATTAAATAATCACATTCCATTTTTGCCTCTTCTAACATTTTTACATGTCCGGCATGAAATAAATCAAAAGCACTAAAGGTAATCCCGACTTTCATAAGTTTCTTTTTTTTGGCAAATATATGTTAATTATTTAATAAAAAAAGGTTCTTCCTAAACAGAGGTGCTTTCAACGTTAAATATGATAAAAATGAAATAAAACAATCAAAAAAACATAAAAACCTCATAAAAAGCGACTTGCACTCAATATCTAACAAAAACTCTAATTTTAAAGTAATCAGAAAGGACATGCTATCATAATTTCAAAAAAACAACTCCATTATATATAAAAACCCTAAAACCAATTCTATAAAGAGAAGTAACCGCTTTACTTACCTGTTAATAAAAAGGTTTTAAAGAATGACACTCCCAAAAAAAGTAATCTTCAAAGATTTTTTTATTCAAAATTTAATCATTTCATAACACCGCAAAAATCTAAAACAACCTTTTCTGAATCTACAGGTAATGTTTTAAATTCGTTATGAGCAACTAGGTACGCTACAATATCTGCCTTTTTATATGCTTCTTTATAATTTGTAATTTTAAATATATTATGTTCTGTAATATTCGGTTCAACAATAAAGTACTCTTCATTGTTAGTGTTTTGTAAAACTTTTTGGGCAATATATTTTGCTGGAGACTCACGTAAATCATCAATATTTGGTTTAAAAGCCAATCCCATTAGGGCAATACTTGGTTTTCTACCGTGCTTTAATTCAAATTTTAATTTCTCATTCTGAATTTTTTCTGCACACCAAAAAGACTTGTAATTATTCACCTCACGAGCAGTACCTATAATCTTAGACTCCATTGGGTAATCGGACACAATAAAATAAGGATATACAGCAATACAATGTCCTCCAACGCCACAACCAGGTTGCAGTATATTAACTCTTGGATGCTTATTTGCTAAATTGATTAACTCCCAAACATTTATAGCTGCTTTATCGCAAATTAATGAAAGCTCATTTGCAAATGCAATCTGCACATCTCTAGACGAATTTTCTGTTAGCTTACACATTTCTGCCGTTCTTGCATTGGTAGCATGCAAGGCTCCTTTTACAAATTGCTTGTAAAAATCAATTGCTTTTTGGGTAGATTTTTCATCTACACCACCAATAACTCTATCATTATAAACTAACTCATGCATTACATTTCCTGGCAACACTCTTTCCGGACAATAGGCTATGTTTAGTTTATCTTTTAACTCTGGTCTTACATCGTAAATAAGTCTTCTCATTTTTTCTGTAGTACCAATAGGTGAAGTAGATTCTATAATATATAAATCGTCTTCTTTTAAAAACGGAATAATATTCTTTGTTGCCAATTCTACATAAGAAATATCTGGTTCATGGTTTCCCTTAAAAGGAGTAGGCACCACAATTAAATAAGTAGCAGCTTCCACTGGTTTTATATCTGCCCTTAAAAAACCTTTTTTTACAGCTTCTTCTACAGCAATATCTAAACTTGGCTCTATGATATGTATTTTACCTTGATTAATAGTATCTACCACATGCTGATTAATATCTACACCATGAACTTGAATTCCGTTTTGTGCTATTAATGCTGATGTAGGCAAACCAATATACCCTAAACCTATCGTTACAACTTCTACTTGTTTCATTATTCTAAATTTGAAATAAATTCAATAATCCTTTTACATGCTTTTCCATCTCCGTACGGATTGTGTAAAGAACTCATTGATTGATATTTTTTTGCATCATCTAGCAACGCTTGTGTCTCCTTTACAATCTTATTGCAATCTGTCCCCACTAAAATAACAGTTCCTGCTTCTACAGCTTCTGGTCTTTCTGTGGTGTCTCGCATCACTAAAACAGGTTTTCCTAAACTAGGTGCTTCTTCTTGCACTCCTCCACTATCTGTGATTATTAAATACGAATGATTCATCAACCAAACAAAGGATGGATACGATAATGGTTTTACCAAATGAATATTACTTACATCACCCAACAACTCATTTACAGGTTTTAACACATTCGGGTTTAAATGAACTGGATACACAACCTCTACATTTGGATTATTAAGTGCGATTTCTTTAAGTGCAGCACAAATATTTATAAATCCTTGTCCGTGATTTTCTCTTCTATGCCCTGTTACTAAAATGATTTTCTTATCAAAATTAACTTTGCTTTTAATTTCTTTAACATCCTCATTATCTAAGTTACCTACTCTACTAGAACTTTCTAACAAAGCATCAATCACCGTGTTTCCAGTAATTAAAATATTTTCTTCGGATATATTTTCTCCTAAAAGATTCTCTTTGGATTTTATGGTAGGTGCAAAATGATACGTTGCAACTCTACTTGCCACTTGACGATTCATTTCTTCTGGAAAAGGAGACAACATATTATGGGTTCTTAAACCAGCTTCTACATGACAAACCTTTGCTCCGGAATAAAAACCAGCAATACTTGCTGCCATGGTAGTGGTAGTATCTCCATGCACAAAAACATAATCGGGATTAAATGATTCTAAAATAGGTTTTAACCCAGAAATTACTTCTCCCGTTAAGTTGTATAAATTCTGATTGGGTTTCATTAAACACAAATCGAAATCTGGAGTAATATCAAAAAAATTTAAAACCTGGTCTAACATTTCTCTATGCTGACCTGTAACACAAACCTTTGTTTCAAACCTCTTATCGGCTAAAAATTGATTAACTAAAGGGGCCATTTTAATAGCTTCTGGCCTTGTGCCGAAAATTAATAGATTCTTTTTTTTCATTATTTTTATTCAAAATAATACAATCTTATGACGCTCCCTTTTTAAGGCAACATCCTTACCTTAAGTAAAAACTACATGTTTTTATAAATAAGTTGATTTTAACTTAGAAAATCTTTTTTACTTAATAAACGGGTGTTTTTCTCCAATTGTACTGATGGATGTGTTTCGTATATTATGAACAATTTTTATGGATGCTTCCGACTCTTTTAACCCAAAACCGTTTCCTTTTAATATTTGTTCGTAACTTTTAGTATGTAAATCTGTAAAACCAGCACTAAACTCTAATTCTTGATCATCAATAGTGATGGACCTATAAGTTCTTTGTCCTTTTTCTTTTATGTCTTGTGGTAAATCATCCTCATTAATTGATAAAAACCAGCGTACTCTAGCATTTTTAAATTCTAAATACCCTGCCGACTTATCTTTCTCTCTAACATGTACTATATTTTCTTGAACTTCCCCAAAAATCCATGAAAGCATGTCATAAAAATGAACCCCAATATTTGTTGCAATTCCACCAGATTTACTCTCGTCTCCTTTCCAAGAAATATCATACCATCTACCTCTAGAGGTAATATATGTTAAATCTACATCGTATTTACCCGCTTTATTTTCTACTGCTACTTTGTTTTTTAACGCAATAATACTTGGGTGTAATCTTAATTGTAAAATTGTATTTATTTTTTGACCAGACTCTTTTTCGATATCTTTTAAAGCATCAACA
Encoded here:
- a CDS encoding adenylyltransferase/cytidyltransferase family protein, whose product is MKKLIIVSGYFNPIHKGHLEYFNNAKALADELIVIVNSDFQRGLKGSKEFQKEEERLFIVENIKSVDKAMISVDNDRTVCASIRAIHEKYGKEYQLGFANGGDQDNNSIPEAPVCKELSIDLIDGLGDKIQSSSWLLKNN
- a CDS encoding adenylyltransferase/cytidyltransferase family protein; this translates as MKVGITFSAFDLFHAGHVKMLEEAKMECDYLICGLQTNPTLDRPEKNMPVQSVVERYIQLKGCRFVDEIVPYATEQDLEDILRSFKIDVRIIGDEYASKQFTGRKYCEEKGIDLFFNKREHRFSSSGLRKEVQEKENLKKKDK
- the wecC gene encoding UDP-N-acetyl-D-mannosamine dehydrogenase, with the protein product MKQVEVVTIGLGYIGLPTSALIAQNGIQVHGVDINQHVVDTINQGKIHIIEPSLDIAVEEAVKKGFLRADIKPVEAATYLIVVPTPFKGNHEPDISYVELATKNIIPFLKEDDLYIIESTSPIGTTEKMRRLIYDVRPELKDKLNIAYCPERVLPGNVMHELVYNDRVIGGVDEKSTQKAIDFYKQFVKGALHATNARTAEMCKLTENSSRDVQIAFANELSLICDKAAINVWELINLANKHPRVNILQPGCGVGGHCIAVYPYFIVSDYPMESKIIGTAREVNNYKSFWCAEKIQNEKLKFELKHGRKPSIALMGLAFKPNIDDLRESPAKYIAQKVLQNTNNEEYFIVEPNITEHNIFKITNYKEAYKKADIVAYLVAHNEFKTLPVDSEKVVLDFCGVMK
- the wecB gene encoding non-hydrolyzing UDP-N-acetylglucosamine 2-epimerase, whose translation is MKKKNLLIFGTRPEAIKMAPLVNQFLADKRFETKVCVTGQHREMLDQVLNFFDITPDFDLCLMKPNQNLYNLTGEVISGLKPILESFNPDYVFVHGDTTTTMAASIAGFYSGAKVCHVEAGLRTHNMLSPFPEEMNRQVASRVATYHFAPTIKSKENLLGENISEENILITGNTVIDALLESSSRVGNLDNEDVKEIKSKVNFDKKIILVTGHRRENHGQGFINICAALKEIALNNPNVEVVYPVHLNPNVLKPVNELLGDVSNIHLVKPLSYPSFVWLMNHSYLIITDSGGVQEEAPSLGKPVLVMRDTTERPEAVEAGTVILVGTDCNKIVKETQALLDDAKKYQSMSSLHNPYGDGKACKRIIEFISNLE
- a CDS encoding Gfo/Idh/MocA family oxidoreductase encodes the protein MKNFALIGAAGYIAPRHLKAIKETNNQLIAALDKFDSVGVMDSFFPKADFFVEFERFDRHIEKLKRGGTHLDYVSICTPNYLHDSHIRMALRRGADAICEKPLVLNPWNVDALKDIEKESGQKINTILQLRLHPSIIALKNKVAVENKAGKYDVDLTYITSRGRWYDISWKGDESKSGGIATNIGVHFYDMLSWIFGEVQENIVHVREKDKSAGYLEFKNARVRWFLSINEDDLPQDIKEKGQRTYRSITIDDQELEFSAGFTDLHTKSYEQILKGNGFGLKESEASIKIVHNIRNTSISTIGEKHPFIK